The following are encoded in a window of Thalassotalea insulae genomic DNA:
- a CDS encoding DUF1338 domain-containing protein, giving the protein MSTQVKSLFENIWENYIQVTPSAKNIHQLLGADNSGHDVINDHVAYRTFNLEKVNIEKLAQHLLNLGYKECGEYHFEAKKLYAKHFEHADTNLPKVFISELLVEEFSAQAQQIIRKLVAQIDEQVIAEPSFLYAGKQWQVSFEDYQTLLAESEYAAWLAAWGYRANHFTVSVNHLVNFEHLEDVNTALKDAGFSLNTTGGEIKGDQSVKLEQSSTMADKVTVEFSDTAAEIPSCFYEFAKRYPLANGELYSGFVAASADKIFESTNVAA; this is encoded by the coding sequence ATGAGTACACAAGTAAAATCACTATTTGAAAACATCTGGGAAAACTATATCCAGGTAACTCCTTCAGCAAAAAATATTCACCAGTTATTGGGAGCCGATAACTCAGGTCATGATGTGATTAACGATCATGTCGCCTATCGCACATTCAACTTGGAAAAAGTGAATATTGAAAAGCTTGCTCAACATTTACTTAACTTAGGTTACAAGGAATGCGGTGAGTACCATTTTGAAGCGAAAAAACTTTATGCCAAGCACTTTGAACATGCCGATACTAACCTGCCTAAAGTGTTCATCAGTGAATTATTAGTAGAAGAATTCTCTGCTCAAGCACAACAAATCATCCGTAAACTAGTCGCGCAAATTGATGAGCAAGTCATTGCCGAGCCAAGCTTCTTATATGCCGGTAAACAATGGCAAGTAAGCTTTGAGGATTATCAAACTCTATTAGCAGAAAGTGAGTATGCTGCTTGGCTTGCAGCCTGGGGCTATCGTGCTAACCACTTTACTGTTAGCGTAAACCACTTAGTGAACTTTGAGCACTTAGAAGATGTTAACACTGCATTAAAAGACGCGGGTTTCTCATTGAATACTACCGGCGGCGAAATCAAAGGTGACCAATCAGTGAAACTTGAGCAATCATCGACGATGGCAGATAAAGTCACCGTTGAGTTTTCCGATACCGCAGCTGAAATCCCTTCATGCTTCTATGAATTTGCCAAGCGTTACCCATTAGCTAATGGTGAACTTTATTCCGGTTTTGTTGCTGCTTCTGCCGAT